Part of the Centroberyx gerrardi isolate f3 chromosome 11, fCenGer3.hap1.cur.20231027, whole genome shotgun sequence genome is shown below.
ATCTGTGTTAAAACATGGTCTAAGGAGGTGGGGGCGCAAGTGTATTTTTGGACCCCATAATTGCGCTGCGCCACCCGATTTGTATCGACACTCGCCCCTAGTGCACTCCCCGCCCATTTTGGCACAAGTGATGTCATTGGTCTCTGAGGATGACGATTATGAGAggcatattaaaatatactgtatgtcatgcCTTTGTCATACATGTCAACATTGTTACTGTTGTATTATTATAGTGACCACTATCTAGATAATACATGTTGTATTTTGATCAGTTTCTATTGCCATTCTTATTGTTCTATTGTCATTCTTTtagcattttatcatttttaccTGCTTTGGTAGCACGTCAAAAGTTATACCAATAATGCCTGTTGCATTGAATTGATGAAAAATGGACACTAGGCTAATATCATTAATGTTTCATAGTTTCAACtttgaggagggagaggggtaaAATCACGAAATCCACGATTATTCTGCTGTCTTTCATCTCTATAATTGGAGCTGTGTATTTTCTGGCACCGATACTAACTTGGCATAGGCCTTCTCCACCAGGGCACTCCAGAACTCGTTGCTGTCGTCTGAGTGGCAGTAGACCAGCTGGTTATCCACTGTGGGCAGCCGGTCGTCGATCACCACGTCCACCCATTCGCCAAAACGCCAGAAGCGGAAGTGGAAAATCCCAGCGTAGGAGTCGGGCTTCTCCGAGTCCCACTCCTGCTCCTTCCAGTCGGGAATGACCTGCCGAACGGGAAGGGGagggcggggggaggagggaaataGTAAGGTAGGATGAGCAGAAGGCGAATAAGCCAAACAAGCAGCCATCGGGCCCGCGGATCATAAATAATGTCAAGGTGGAGCGGCCGGCGACAGCGCTCCCCCATGTCTGCTGATGCATTCAGGATTAGGGGACAAATTTATCACCTTGGCTCTTCCAGTCATAAATCCAGCAGTAACAGGACATAGGTGAGAGGGAataactggctgactgactgcctgcctgcacTTTGGGCTCTGAAGGAACCCCTTGAACCcggcctccctctctccacaaCAGAGGTGAAAAAGGAACAGCATATTCACACACAATGGTATCAGAAATTGGTTAGTTAGATCAGACCCATCAtcaaaaaagaagcaaaatggGCAGAGCATACTATGCACACAAAATAGACAGTAAGAGAAGTATGAATAACTTATGTTATTCCAACAGTACGTCTCAAGACTGTCCAGAATGTCCAGAATGTCCCTCAGCAATTTTTGATTTTGACTTGATGGActcatatgtatatatttacaatattcattcacacattttaattaatagctttacagactgttttctaAAACATGTCAACCCTATCAACCCTTCAAGCTTGTATCAGCCACACAGGGACACATGGCATGCATGTAGTGAAGGTTTACATGCATTTATTAACtaactttttaaaatttcaaaagattcaaaaacaagacaaaatagaGCTGGGAAAACTTGCTTTCCTTCTCACTGTTGTTTCTCCTAATGATATCACCTCCTGAAAATCATATCCATTATTTTATAGGCGTGTTTCATTAGAGTTGCAGGGTTGACATTAGATTTAGggacacaaatgtattttgtaatattttttctAATTAAGAATGCATTATTATGAGACAGAAGACAACTAAGGCAATACAATTTACAACTGTTACATTACTTGTAGATTAGTTTCAATTCTATTAGAAATTGGATGAACATACTTGTGGGTACACTGAAAAATGGTGGTtctaataaacaaaatacactCTCAGGTAATACAAATTGTGCTGTATTAAAAGAAATATGTAATTTTGAATGTAGCGTTGGTAaaacattttacacaaattaTACTGAAATATGTCAGAGGGACTTAAAATGCACCGATTTGGAGGAATGACTAATATGTTTTTGTGATGACTCAAATGCTTTAAGAGCCCATACAAGATCAGAGAGAATCCATTCAAGACACACTTACTCATTACttattataaataaaaatggcaaACTGTGTTTAAGAGGGTTTTTGAAGTGCCACTAGCACAGCTGGACTATGGTCCAACTGTGATTCCATGTTGCAGCAGAGCGCCCAACTAAGAGGCTACACGAGGAAGCGCACCTgttatacattttacattggTGAGACATCCATCAGTATAAATAAGACGAGTCGTGATAAAAACTGTACATAATGAAAGTCTCTGCAGAGTGGAGAGGCTAAATTGGAATCAAATGAATCAGTGTTGTAGCGGTCGTCCTTGGAGACGGCGAGGAGCGCGGACTAAACGGCCTTAGCGGTTCTTGTCAAGTGGCTCTGCGGGAGGCGGCGTTCTGCTGATAGAGGGACTTCGGCCTCTCCAGAGGGCCGGCTATGTGAAGTAGCGACAGCTCCTTTAAAAAcacgagaggaggagggggggagaaagaaaaaaaaacaaagcactgCACCACAGACACCTCGGAGTCATTTTGTAATCCTTCGGGAGGCAGTCTCTCTTGCACCCCACCCCGCTATTGCTTACACTCTGAGACTCTGTACTGTGGAGAGCGAGAAAGCAAAGGGGTCTATCTGTCTCAGCTTTCATCCAGGGCCCAATGAGGCTCTATAATAACAGAACTCGGGTAGGTGAGCGCACTGGCTGACCCGACACACAAGTGGAAGGCGCCTTGGCTGACAGCTTCCCCCGCAGTCTGTTAAGCGCAGACCAATGGGAGTAAGGAGGCATtcccctcactccctcctcctcctccccctcacctgTCTTAAGAGTCCGACTCCAATGTAAAAAGGGACTTCCTTGCTCTAACGACACATCCTTGTTATTTCACATTTGCACTGCCTCTCATGCAAGCCACTGGGCACCGGGCACTTTTGCCTTTGGTGACACTTCACGTCAGCTATGCAGAATGCATAACAGGCGAGGATCTGTAATCAAGCGAAGAACCTGAGATAAACAAATATGTGGCAAACACTGCTGTGCACAGTTCCCCGAGGGCAATCCCcacgctgcagcagcaaatgtcATTAGATCTGGTTGCCTAGCACCTCTGCTCATCGGCACCTCTGTGCAAAACCCACCCTCGTTTTAGGTTGTTGGGTTGTATGTGCATATGGATgctacgcacacatgcacacagacacgcagTAAAGAGCACAGAGAGTGCTACAGGAGTGCTACAGActgagagggaggcagagacagtGGTAAGTGAAGAGAGATCAAGAAGCGGTACCTATACGTGGTCGTGCCTCACTTAGCTAGTCTGTGAAGTCTgcaaagaaaggagagagaagagtaaGTGAacagggaggaggtggaagcCAAGACACTCGGTCTCGACACAGCCGCTGATCTAATCCAGCCTTGCATTTGCTATCGACCTATTAGCCTGCTGAAGTGCGACGTCCAAGCATGTCTGCCGAGTTGCAGCTGCCCTTCCGGCCGGACCCCCAGCTGACGGAGGTGATGCGCCTGCGGGTGCAGTCCCTGCAGCAGCGAGGCCAGAGGCGGCAGGAGGGCGAGCGCCTGCTGCGGCCCGACGAGGCCGTCTACCGGCTGGACTTCTCCCAACAGTCCCTCCAATTCTCGCACTGGGCGGTGCGGCTGGCGCAGCGGGGGCGCCTCACCGTCACAGCCACCTCGCAGCTCTGGACGCCCGACCTGACCCACCTGATGACCCGTCAACTGCTGGAGCCCGCCGGGGTTTTCTGGAGGGCCCAGGGCGACGCCGGCGATGCGGCCGTCCACTGCTACGAGGCTGACGCCCAAGAGTTTGGTGAGAGGATCGCCGAGCTGGCCAAGGTGAGGAAGGTGATGTACTTCCTGTTTGCATTTGAGGAAGGCTGCAGCCCCGCGAGCGTCGACTGCTCCATCACCTTCACAGTGGATAGTTGAGACTTGGGTATCAATAACTGGAAAGATACTCGCTGACAATTCATGCTTCACCTGACTGTGACTGTACTTGTTCTGAGCTAATGTGCTTTCGGCTGGGTATGTGTAGTAAGTTTTAGGTTAAAACTGCATTTATTGTAGGGATGGCTCCCATTCCAGCGTCAGCAAAAGACTGTTACAGAGGAGGAAGCCCAGCCTGCCATGATATGTGACATCATGTATGGGCTCAAGAAGGGACAGTAGGCTACACTAACTCTCTATCCTTCTCTTTATCCTTTTGCAACACAACTTATCGCActtacaaaaacattatttacaACTGGTACTAGGACTTGCTGATCTGGAcaaatgtttaatttatttgctACTATGATGTTGGGCATAATACAGATAAATATTCTTCAAGAAGCAAAGGTGCTCAACAATATACTGTGTAACAACTTTATCATGAGTTATTTATCCAGTCTTTTACATACACTTTTTAAGAATTCTAATCTATTTGCAATCCAAATAAATctttaataaatgaaataaagcaaaaaggTGTATCTGAATTTTCTGAAACAACATCTGAACTTTGCGCCTATGTGGTGAGcaaaaatgttattcttcctctcctcctgtttgaCAAACAGCCGGCCTTGACGGGCTTGGTAGAGATGAGTCCCACATGAGATAATGGGTAGagacactctgtgtgtgtgtgtgtgtgtacgccccAGTGGACAGGGAAGCGGCTTCCTGCTGCCTCATCCATCTCCATCTTGCATGGTGACCCTGACAaacgaggaggggggggagggggggggggggggggattacaTCTGCACAACAACCCCTCCCCCTCAGGTGTCACCCTTGGTGGTTTACCATGCCACAGGGGATGGAGAGGTAGCCTAACTGTGACTGTGAATGAGAACTGAAGCCTTGTGTCCGATTGAAGGagaaacaaaaggaaacaaCTGAGACGTCAGAACACTTGTTTCATATCAGAACGAAGCATGTAACCAACCTGCCGCCTGAACCGTCGAGCCATTTGCGTGTGAAACCCCCTTTTCTCCAATAGAAATTCCCATTCTGCAGAGCTGGAGAAACTGCTGCACAATCTCCTGAGTCTCAATTAAATCAAACTCGCTACAGTCTTGAACGTATAAATATCAATCACGCACTCCTGTCATTATTCAATGGCCTCATAGTCATGTGTCCTTTTTGCTGACACTTGCTCTTCACCCTATGAACATGAGTTAGAGGACTAAACCAAGTTTTTGGGGAAACTGGCCTGTTGAGTAGCAAAGATATAGCcaacaaaatcatccatgtgtccccagtagctGGCAGTATTATCATGGTTGAAGACGCTCCCCATAGGCCACTATTGAAATTTTTGACCGAGTAGCGCGACAGTCTGCTAACTATccagttaacgttagctaacaaagGTTACTGGAGTCAGGTAGCCGAGtgctgctagctagttagcatactagcCTAGCCAAAAAGCTTACATTGAAAATCATTTTGCTATATGCTAGCGgcacacactgtaggctgctATTATTGTCAAGTCAcaatatttacaccatcataTGCCATGTTATTGCCTAATTTCATTACCAAAGTTAGTCATTGAAAGTCAAATTGAGCCACACTGGTTGCTACACCTTTTTTGATAATATaattgataatataatacttctgTGGTTATTTGGTTGTAGTCCAAACATAATTTCAAATACTTTGCTGGCAGAGGGGGAGACAATGTGAGGAAATCCTGTATTTCAGCTTTACGGCAAAGCAaagcaggtttcactgcaggttttacagactcaCACCCCTGAagctggaatgatttctctgttcagcaatgtgaaattaaaaaacaaaatgaaacattcaCTAGCGACAAAAACCAATACACCGGTCTAACCTTCGTGCTTACAGCCAGTCCTGTGAGAGTCTAATTTGGGCTCAATTATTCTACCGATTGGTGGGGTCTGCTGAGACCCAGGGAGGCGTTGATGCGCTGTAATGAGTCCTCTGGTGTTTACTCCTCTTTATGTAATGGTTCCTAATGGACACTTACACACTGGAGGTGGAATGGTGCACTACATTTACAACTGAGTACATGAAGTGTACTCAATTGAGTTCTACTCCAAAATACATTATATtctttttggagaaaaaaaaatcattacctgaagttcatctttCAATATCTCTTAATAATAAAGGATCTTGTTGGAGAAAGCGTTATCACTTTCTCAACCAAAGACTTAAATTAccttattttctttaaaaagttGCATAATTGGTTTTAATTTAGTACTATCCaccattttgtaagagtaggcaccacttctttcaaatggtgcagatctcattttggaacaaaactcttacagttacacacactcctacacaccCATATGAGATTTAACCATGAGTGTGTCCTGGTGCTCATGGTAAGAAATAAACGCTgcagaacagagaaaaacacatacacacatgcacacacttactTTTTGCCACAGAGACTCTCTGGAGGCCAGACTGG
Proteins encoded:
- the ompb gene encoding olfactory marker protein b, giving the protein MSAELQLPFRPDPQLTEVMRLRVQSLQQRGQRRQEGERLLRPDEAVYRLDFSQQSLQFSHWAVRLAQRGRLTVTATSQLWTPDLTHLMTRQLLEPAGVFWRAQGDAGDAAVHCYEADAQEFGERIAELAKVRKVMYFLFAFEEGCSPASVDCSITFTVDS